A portion of the Kineosporia corallincola genome contains these proteins:
- a CDS encoding TetR/AcrR family transcriptional regulator, translating to MAEPAGRPKAAGGRARQGNGKFEQRRSELADAALKTLSELGYARTSLREIAQNSEFSHGVLHYYFIDKVDLITYCVRQYKARCMRRYDGIIATAATGAQLRHEFALAMAESMLQDGDLHRLWYDLRSQSMFDAAFRADVVEIDLGLQDMTWRVTTRISELAEVAPPFGPAVTYGILDGLFQQALLRHCSGDATAADYLIGAIDEVMARFVPLAPV from the coding sequence GTGGCTGAGCCAGCTGGGCGACCGAAAGCGGCCGGGGGCCGGGCAAGGCAAGGGAACGGCAAATTCGAGCAGCGCCGTTCCGAACTTGCCGACGCCGCCCTGAAAACGTTGTCAGAACTCGGTTATGCCCGCACCAGTCTTCGGGAGATCGCCCAGAATTCCGAGTTCTCCCACGGTGTCCTGCATTATTACTTCATCGACAAGGTCGATCTGATCACCTATTGCGTGCGGCAGTACAAGGCCCGCTGCATGCGCCGGTACGACGGGATCATCGCCACGGCCGCCACCGGTGCCCAGTTGCGGCACGAATTCGCCCTGGCGATGGCCGAGTCGATGCTTCAGGACGGCGATCTGCACCGGCTCTGGTACGACCTGCGCTCGCAGTCGATGTTCGACGCGGCCTTCCGGGCCGACGTGGTCGAGATCGACCTCGGCCTGCAAGACATGACCTGGCGAGTCACCACCCGGATCAGCGAGCTGGCCGAGGTGGCACCGCCGTTCGGGCCGGCCGTCACCTACGGCATCCTCGACGGGCTGTTCCAGCAGGCACTGCTACGGCACTGTTCCGGCGACGCGACCGCCGCCGACTACCTGATCGGGGCCATCGACGAGGTGATGGCGCGGTTCGTGCCGCTGGCGCCGGTTTGA
- a CDS encoding aldo/keto reductase: protein MEKRTLGRTGRSVGVVGLGAWQLGADWGSVSTQDALATLHAAVEAGVTFIDTADVYGDGRSEKVIGKLLKELPDAGLTVATKLGRRADPFEPASFTKDNMKSWVDRSRSNLGVDTLDLVQLHCPPTPVYSTDKVYDALDSMVSKGRIAAYGVSVETCAEAITAIARPNVASVQIILNPLRQKPLEQVLPAAEAAGVGIIARVPLASGLLSGRYTEDTVFADDDHRTFNRSGEAFDVGETFAGVPFRAGVRAVRRLQQQLPDDEGTLAQTALRWIIDQPGVSTVIPGARSPEQARANAAAAELSELSDDVRGVIRRIYDEDIRPLVHNRW from the coding sequence ATGGAAAAGCGAACCCTGGGCCGGACCGGCCGCAGCGTGGGAGTCGTCGGTCTGGGCGCGTGGCAGCTCGGCGCCGACTGGGGTTCGGTGAGCACGCAGGACGCGCTGGCCACCCTGCACGCCGCCGTCGAGGCCGGAGTCACCTTCATCGACACCGCCGACGTCTACGGTGACGGGCGGAGCGAGAAGGTCATCGGCAAACTGCTCAAGGAGCTCCCGGACGCCGGGCTCACCGTGGCCACGAAGCTCGGCCGCCGCGCCGACCCGTTCGAGCCGGCCAGCTTCACCAAGGACAACATGAAGTCCTGGGTCGACCGCAGCCGTTCCAACCTCGGCGTCGACACGCTCGACCTGGTGCAGCTGCACTGCCCGCCGACCCCGGTCTACTCCACCGACAAGGTCTACGACGCGCTCGACTCGATGGTCTCGAAGGGCCGCATCGCCGCCTACGGCGTCAGCGTCGAGACCTGCGCCGAGGCGATCACCGCCATCGCCCGGCCGAACGTGGCCAGCGTGCAGATCATCCTCAACCCGCTGCGCCAGAAGCCGCTGGAGCAGGTGCTCCCCGCGGCCGAGGCGGCCGGCGTCGGCATCATCGCCCGGGTTCCGCTGGCCAGCGGCCTGCTGTCCGGCCGGTACACCGAGGACACCGTGTTCGCGGACGACGACCACCGCACCTTCAACCGCTCGGGCGAGGCCTTCGACGTGGGCGAGACCTTCGCCGGCGTGCCGTTCCGGGCCGGCGTGCGCGCGGTGCGCCGTCTTCAGCAGCAGCTCCCGGACGACGAGGGCACGCTCGCGCAGACCGCCCTGCGCTGGATCATCGACCAGCCGGGCGTGAGCACGGTGATCCCCGGTGCCCGCTCGCCCGAGCAGGCCCGGGCCAACGCCGCCGCCGCCGAGCTGTCCGAGCTCAGCGACGACGTGCGCGGCGTGATCCGGCGGATCTACGACGAGGACATCCGCCCCCTGGTGCACAACCGCTGGTGA